DNA from Leptospira mayottensis 200901116:
GATGATTCTCACGATTCTCGTGCCTGGGGTTTTGTTAAAAGGGAAGACATACTCGGAAAGGCTTTGGTGATCTATTTTTCCATCAACTGGAAAGACAACGTCTGCGAATATAAAAATGGAAAGGAACTTTCTGAAAAAGGACCCGAATTTGCAGAGCGCTATCAGGGAGAAGAACTCGTAAAAAATTGTCATCCTTCTGAAATCGGTCTAATGAGAGAAGAAAGCAGGCTCGGTTGGATCGAACGTACTCTCCGATATAGAATCTGGAGGATGGAAGTTCGTTGGAATAGGATCGGAAAGATTCTTCGTTAAACGTCGCTAAACGAAACGGTTCACGTATATGTCCGAAAAGAATTTAGAATCTTCCGATTCTGATAAAGATAAAAACAAGAATCAAGAAGTTCGGAATGCTTCGGACGCATCGGGGTTTCAACAAGATTCTAAACGCCAAGAAAAAGAAGTCTCACCTTGGGAATTTGCGGGTTTGGGATTGGAATTTGCTGTGATCGTTGTCGGTTCGGTTTATCTGGGAAATTATCTGGATACTAAATTTCATTCTTCTCCGTTCGGACTTTTGGGTGCTTGTCTGCTCGGGTTTTCCTACGGGATTTACTATATTATTTATAGAACGACTTTGAAAAAAAAGTGAAAAGCGGAACCGTAAATTAAGGAAAACTAAATGATAAGAAGTTACCGATGGGCTAAAAATTTTTGGATTTTTGTGGGCCTGTATTTTCTATTGATCTCTGTTCTCACTGCCGCTGATACATATTCTTCTTTCGATTATTTGGTCGGAGGGGGAGAGGGTAGAATGAAATCGCAACTGGATACGGAGGCCGCCAAAATCGCTTCGTTTCGACTCTTGACTTCCGGATCCGATCCGATCAGTTCTTATCTCGCATATAGATATATATCCGGACCTACAACAAACAATACGTTTAAGATTTCCGAAGAAACATTTGTGTATGAGTCTGCACATATAATTACTTGGGGTATTTCCATTTCTCAAACAAAGATCCAAAGAAACGGAACTGCTTACGAACCTAATTTGGACGTGGAGCGGTTTTACTACAATGCTCGTTTGATGGGACTTCAATTAACGGACTATGCTTCTCAAATCAATCAAAAGGTTACTGTAGTAGACGGCTTAATCACCGAACTAAAGTTAGGTATAAGAGGAAGTAATTCTTTGTATAGCAATAGAAACGAAAGCGGAACATTTCCCAATTTATATCTGACTGCGGGAGGGGGATCGGGTATAGGTCGGTTCGGAATCAACTTCGGATGGCGTTTTCAATCGGGAGCGGTTTACGTTCACTTTATGGGTTTTGGTCGTTATTATACTGGGGAAATTGTAGGCTACGATTATGGCGGAAAAATTGGAGTGGGGGCCGTTTTTTAAAACATCGTTTTCGACAACTTTCAACGAATGGTTTGCGCGATCTTGTCCAATGGACAATAGTGAAGTATTTCTTTCGAGAGTTAAAACATGAGTTTTAAATTGAATATCCGGAAATCGTTCTTCCTTCGATTTGTGATCGTCGTATCTTGTCTGTTTTTATTTGAGAGCTGTAGGTTTGTTTCCATACAAGAATCTATGCGAAATTATATTCTCGTTAAAAGTGCGTTGAATTTTAATTCTTATATTTCTCGGTGCCTTGAGGACTATATTCAAAAAGAATAAAATAAAGCGTGGAATTCTGGTCGACGTTTTTTTGAATTACGCTCCGAGTAATTCTTTGTAAGTTCTGATTTCTTTTAATTCTGCGGAGATTTTGCTTCTTTCTTCTCTGATTTCAAATTCGTCTTGAATTCTCATCCAAAACTCGACCGAATTTCCGAAAAACTTAGAGAATTGCAGCGCGGTATCGGCGGAGATTCCTCAAAATTGAACAGTCTTTCGGCCAAGAACGAAGACTCGCTGAAAAAGAATACATTCATACATACGAACCGACTGACCAGCCACAAATTGTAGGAGCTCATACGAATTCGGGGCCATTACAAAAAGTAGGAACTCATACTGAATTTTAAAGAATTTACTAAATTTGAAT
Protein-coding regions in this window:
- a CDS encoding AtpZ/AtpI family protein; amino-acid sequence: MSEKNLESSDSDKDKNKNQEVRNASDASGFQQDSKRQEKEVSPWEFAGLGLEFAVIVVGSVYLGNYLDTKFHSSPFGLLGACLLGFSYGIYYIIYRTTLKKK